CCCTCGACAATGCTACTGGCACACCTGCTGTCGCCAATATGAGAAAGGTCAGGTAGAGAGGATATACTTCCTGATAGAGTCCGAGACCTCTGTCGCCCACTATCTCCTGAAGCGGAATCCGATAAAACATCCCGATAACTTTTGACAAAATCCCCGCTACGGCTAAGATCAACGCTCCCGCGAGAAAATGACTTTTTTTCAACATGGGTAACTCCTTTATTCGTCTCTTTGACTGGATACCCGTGGGGCAGCACCAATCGACATGAACCCACTTTCTATCCTACTATCATTTCCCTCTTCCAGCAAACAGGTATATCGATGGAATTTCGCAGGAATACTGGTGAAAAACAGATTCCATTGATTTTTGTGAAAAACGTGTCGACGTTTTTCATTAGACAGAATGTGACCGCTTGCGGTCTGCCTGTGTGATCTGTGAGTAGGAGGGGATATTATGCCCACAACCGGATTTTTAATCCGCCATGTACAGTGGCCGTTAATGGAGGCTTTGAAAGGAAATCTCATCCGTCGTTACATGAAAGAATTGCAAGCAGCTCAGCATCTATCTGCCGAAGAACTTAACGTGCAGCAGCGAGAAAAGCTGGTGCAGCTACTCGATCATGCGATACAAAACGTACCAGCCTACACTACCTTCGCCCCAGACTGGAGAAAAATGCGCGAGATGCCTGAACGTTTTTTGCAGCGTATTCCTGTTCTGACCAAAGCACACTTTCGGCAACACGCTGATCAATATATGAGCCAAGGCTTACAAACAAGCGGGCTCATTGGAAATCGTACAGGAGGCTCCACAGGTGAGCCTACCCATTTTTATCTCGATCGTCCAACTGTCGAGCGATATGAAGCTGCGCGCTGGTTGGGCCTATCCTGGTACGGCATTCGCATAGGTGACCCATGTGTGATGATTTGGGGTTCGCCACTCGAATTAAACGCCCAGCAAGCTCGTCGCTACCGCTGGAAGGAGCGCTGGTTGAAAAACCGCATGATGATTTCTGCCTATGAACTGGACGAAAGACATGTAGAAGTAAACCTGCGCCTCATCCAGAATTTCCAACCAGCCTATTTATACGGCTACGCCTCCGCACTTCATACGCTCGCCACGATGATGCTACGACGCGGCCTGACACTCGGAATCCCGCTCAAAGCCGTGGTCTCTACAGCAGAAAGCCTGCACGAACACCAGCGGCAAACGATTTTCCAAGCTTTTGATGCGCCTGTTGTGAATGAATACGGTGCCCGTGACGGCGGAATCATCGCCTATCAATGCAAGGCAGGGAGCATGCATGCCTTTTCAGGGAACTGTTATTTGGAGGTAGTCGATCCCATTACGCATATTCCCGTCTACAAAGGGCAACCAGGAGCACTGCTTGTTACAGACCTGCACAATACCGTCATGCCTCGCCTGCGCTACCAATTAGGAGATGTCGTCGCGCTTTCTGATTCAGCCTGCTCATGCAATCTCCCGTTTCCACTGCTTGCTACGATCGATGGCAGAGAAGACGACATGTTCCTATCGCTAAACGGACGGTACGTGCACGGACATTATTTCAATCACATCGTGCGCAATATGGACAGCTTCCGCACCTTCCAGATCGTTCAGCATGAGCCGGAGCGACTGAGCCTGAGACTGGTAAAGGAGCCCGAACGTTTTTTACCTGCCGATGAAGCCAAGCTTTTGGCAGGAATTCGCTCGGCGTTAGGTCAAGTGAGCATCCAAGTTTCTTACGTGGAGACCATTCCCCCTGCAAGCTCGGGTAAGACTCGTTATGCAATCCGGGAATTCCCGCTTACGAGCGCCCTCCCGCTGGAGTAGACCGCTTGCGTACTTTATGCAGCAGCTCTGATACAAGTGGCTCGCGAACCAAAATGAGCACCACGAGATATAAAACAGCAGCACCAATAATTCCTAACGGCAAGTACAACCAGACAGGCCATGCGGATAACCATGGATCGACGAGTAAAATAGCACCGGCCATAACTGCGCAGCCCAAAATGGTTTTCCCGGCAGTCATGAGGAAATTCGCCCGTACAGGACTGCCTACCGCCCTCCATAGCAAAACAAACAGCAGCAGTGCTTGACTGATAGCCGAAACTGCATTAGCCAGGGCAATTCCGCCATGACCAAGCAATGGAATAAGCAACCAGTTGGCAAGGGCATACACACCGATCCCGATCGCCCCGATAATAACGGGTGTCTTCGTATTTTCCAGTGCATAAAAGGCGCGAGTCAACAAGTCTCTCGATGCTAAAAAGAAAAGTCCCACGCCGTAAAACGGCAGTGCCCACGCTGTCAAAGCGACAGAACGCTCATCAAACGCACCGCGCTCAAAAGCTAGTCGGATGATAGGCTCTGCGTATAGCGCAAGTCCGACCGTCACGGGCAACAGCAAAATGAGGAGATAGGCAAGTCCCTTTTGCAAGATTTGCTTCATCTCTGTCATTTCCCCCCGCTTGACGTGACTTGCCAACAGTGGGAATAACGGCAACGTAAACGCCCCGACAAAAATAGCCAGAGGCAATTGCATGATCTGGTTCGCATTGGCGAGAGCGGAAACGACACCCGTTCCGAGACCTTCTGCGAAGCCTCGCTCTAAAAAGGTTGTGGCCTGAGCTACAACCGCACCAATCAAAATCGGAATAACCCGCTCACCCATGCCTTTGAGAGAAGCGTCCTCACGCCAAGCGAAAGAAAAGCGGTGCTGATAGCCGTATCCGCGCAAAGTCGGGAGAATCGGCAACAGTGCAGCCAAGTAACCGATTGTCGTAGCCATCGAAAGTCCAATGGGACCATACATCGGAACGAGCACATACATGCTGACAATCACCAAAGCTCCATTGACTACCGTGCCAAGCGTCGGTGTAAAGAAATGCTGGTGAGCATTACAAATACTCGACCACAGCCCTGTTAACCCGATGAAAATAGCTGATGGCCACATCCATTGCAGCATGCTAGCCGTGAGTTCCAGCTTCTCACCTGTCAGTCCGAACATCGCAGCAAGCTGGTAAGAAAAGACCACTCCTAAGACAGACAGCGTAACGAATATACCCAAGATGATCGTGAGCATCTTCTGATACAAGTCAGTCGCCCGCTCTCCTTTTTCCATCATGCCTCGCATCGTCGGAATCAGTACAGCATTGACTGCTCCCGGTATGACCAAGAACAGCGTCAACGGGATCGTTGCCGCGATATTAAACGCATCTGCCTCCATCCCAGTACCGTACAAGCTGGATACATACACACTGCGAAAAAAGCCTAGAAGCCTTCCAACGAGAGTCAGCACGACAATCATGGAAGCGATTTTTAACAAACTCATGTCCACTTATCTCCTATCCCTATTTGAAACCCTACGTTCCAGGCTTGGTTCTATCCTCAAACTCCCTAGTTATCATATCTTATTTCTACCGTTCCTACCAACCTCTTTCCCCCCCCGGCTTGCTACCTGGTTGTCAGATTCATTATAATAGGTAGGTTAATCCCTACCTGTAGGAGGACTACAATAAAAATGAGAGAAACCGTGTTGAAGTGGGGAAGCCAATCATCTACGTGGTTGTATTTGCTGTTGGCCTATCCAGTAATCGATTACGTCTTGCGACAGATTCTACCGATTCCAGTCATATCTTCTTTGTGGGATGAAGGACTGCTCATCGTCTTGATGCTGTTTACATTCGTTGCGTTTTTACAGTCAAATCGGACGATGCCTGGAATCAAACATTGGCTTGGAGCCCTTTTCGTCCTCGGAGTTGCCATCATGGTGACAGACATGGCGAACTGGGAAGCGAGCGTAGAAGGATTCCGTTCCGTCTACCAGTACATCCTCGCCTTTTTCATGGGCTTCTATTTATTGAAGTCAATGGAAGACCTAGACAAGTTCATGAAGGGACTTGTGCTGGTTGGTTTCGTAGCGGCACTGTATGGTGTCTTGCAAGTCATCGTAGGCGTCAAAACACCTGAATCATGGGTGCAGGAAGGGGAAGCAGTTACCACGCGTGCATTCTCCTTCGTAACGAGCCCGAACGTATTGGGCAGCTATATGGCGTTGATTACACCGATTGCCGCTGGTCTATTTATGACAACGAAGGATCGCAAGCAAAAATGGATTTGGGCCATCGTTGCGCTGACGACTTTGCTCGCCATGCTGTTAACAAGTTCCCGCGGTTCTTGGTTTGCCCTTGCCTTTGCTGCATTTGTTTGCTTCTACATATGGAACAAACGAGTCGCAGGATACTTGGTGATCGCAGGGATTATCG
This genomic stretch from Brevibacillus sp. DP1.3A harbors:
- the murJ gene encoding murein biosynthesis integral membrane protein MurJ — its product is MSLLKIASMIVVLTLVGRLLGFFRSVYVSSLYGTGMEADAFNIAATIPLTLFLVIPGAVNAVLIPTMRGMMEKGERATDLYQKMLTIILGIFVTLSVLGVVFSYQLAAMFGLTGEKLELTASMLQWMWPSAIFIGLTGLWSSICNAHQHFFTPTLGTVVNGALVIVSMYVLVPMYGPIGLSMATTIGYLAALLPILPTLRGYGYQHRFSFAWREDASLKGMGERVIPILIGAVVAQATTFLERGFAEGLGTGVVSALANANQIMQLPLAIFVGAFTLPLFPLLASHVKRGEMTEMKQILQKGLAYLLILLLPVTVGLALYAEPIIRLAFERGAFDERSVALTAWALPFYGVGLFFLASRDLLTRAFYALENTKTPVIIGAIGIGVYALANWLLIPLLGHGGIALANAVSAISQALLLFVLLWRAVGSPVRANFLMTAGKTILGCAVMAGAILLVDPWLSAWPVWLYLPLGIIGAAVLYLVVLILVREPLVSELLHKVRKRSTPAGGRS
- a CDS encoding O-antigen ligase — protein: MRETVLKWGSQSSTWLYLLLAYPVIDYVLRQILPIPVISSLWDEGLLIVLMLFTFVAFLQSNRTMPGIKHWLGALFVLGVAIMVTDMANWEASVEGFRSVYQYILAFFMGFYLLKSMEDLDKFMKGLVLVGFVAALYGVLQVIVGVKTPESWVQEGEAVTTRAFSFVTSPNVLGSYMALITPIAAGLFMTTKDRKQKWIWAIVALTTLLAMLLTSSRGSWFALAFAAFVCFYIWNKRVAGYLVIAGIIGLVALFFVPDSVPLVGKVKDRIFTLFTPEYFESSSEGGRIGRWGKAYDNMRIEPLFGVGLGHHGGAVAARHFGTIYSDSYFFKSLAEYGLIGIILLIGTVITMFKYGAGLIRNIQGSPHFFAILGLLGGLIAVATHNLVENIFEVPFMALYFWLFGGFLCALFVDQTQNKRW
- a CDS encoding phenylacetate--CoA ligase family protein, which gives rise to MPTTGFLIRHVQWPLMEALKGNLIRRYMKELQAAQHLSAEELNVQQREKLVQLLDHAIQNVPAYTTFAPDWRKMREMPERFLQRIPVLTKAHFRQHADQYMSQGLQTSGLIGNRTGGSTGEPTHFYLDRPTVERYEAARWLGLSWYGIRIGDPCVMIWGSPLELNAQQARRYRWKERWLKNRMMISAYELDERHVEVNLRLIQNFQPAYLYGYASALHTLATMMLRRGLTLGIPLKAVVSTAESLHEHQRQTIFQAFDAPVVNEYGARDGGIIAYQCKAGSMHAFSGNCYLEVVDPITHIPVYKGQPGALLVTDLHNTVMPRLRYQLGDVVALSDSACSCNLPFPLLATIDGREDDMFLSLNGRYVHGHYFNHIVRNMDSFRTFQIVQHEPERLSLRLVKEPERFLPADEAKLLAGIRSALGQVSIQVSYVETIPPASSGKTRYAIREFPLTSALPLE